One stretch of Streptomyces agglomeratus DNA includes these proteins:
- a CDS encoding NADH-quinone oxidoreductase subunit D, giving the protein MTTPPASARETTEGPVYTVTGGDWDEVVQAATKADDERIVVNMGPQHPSTHGVLRLILEIDGETVTEARCGIGYLHTGIEKNTEYRNWTQGTTFVTRMDYLTPFFNETAYCLGVEKLLGIEEQIPDRASIIRVMLMELNRISSHLVCIATGGMELGATTIMIYGFRDRELILDAFELITGLRMNHAFIRPGGLAQDLPPGAMDQLRELVKTMKKNLPEYDKLATGNPIFKARMQDVGYLDLTGCMALGATGPVLRSAGLPHDVRKSDPYCGYDTYDFEVATADTCDSYGRFLIRLEEMRQSLRIVEQCLDRLREPGPVMVADKKIAWPAQLALGPDGLGNSLDHIKKIMGTSMEALIHHFKLVTEGFRVPPGQAYVTVESPRGELGVHVVSDGGTRPYRVHFRDPSFTNLQAMAAMCEGGQVADVIVAVASIDPVMGGVDR; this is encoded by the coding sequence GTGACCACCCCACCCGCATCAGCGCGCGAGACCACCGAAGGTCCCGTATATACAGTCACCGGCGGCGACTGGGACGAGGTCGTCCAGGCGGCGACCAAGGCCGACGACGAGCGCATCGTCGTCAACATGGGCCCGCAGCACCCGTCGACGCACGGCGTGCTCCGGCTCATCCTCGAAATCGACGGCGAGACGGTCACCGAGGCCCGCTGCGGTATCGGCTACCTGCACACCGGCATCGAGAAGAACACCGAATACCGGAACTGGACGCAGGGCACCACCTTCGTCACGCGCATGGACTACCTGACGCCGTTCTTCAACGAGACGGCGTACTGCCTGGGCGTCGAGAAGCTGCTCGGCATCGAGGAGCAGATCCCGGACCGGGCGAGCATCATCCGCGTGATGCTGATGGAGCTCAACCGGATCTCCTCGCACCTGGTGTGCATCGCCACCGGCGGCATGGAGCTGGGCGCCACCACGATCATGATCTACGGCTTCCGTGATCGTGAACTGATTCTCGATGCCTTCGAGCTGATCACCGGTCTGCGCATGAACCACGCGTTCATCCGGCCCGGCGGCCTCGCCCAGGACCTGCCCCCCGGTGCGATGGACCAGCTCCGCGAGCTCGTGAAGACCATGAAGAAGAACCTGCCGGAGTACGACAAGCTCGCCACCGGCAACCCGATCTTCAAGGCCCGCATGCAGGACGTCGGATACCTCGACCTGACCGGCTGCATGGCGCTCGGCGCGACCGGCCCGGTCCTGCGCTCGGCGGGCCTGCCGCACGACGTGCGCAAGAGCGACCCCTACTGCGGATACGACACGTACGACTTCGAGGTGGCGACCGCCGACACCTGCGACTCCTACGGCCGCTTCCTGATCAGGCTCGAAGAGATGCGGCAGTCGCTGCGGATCGTCGAACAGTGCCTGGACCGGCTCCGCGAGCCCGGCCCGGTGATGGTCGCCGACAAGAAGATCGCCTGGCCCGCGCAGCTCGCGCTCGGGCCCGACGGACTCGGCAACTCGCTCGACCACATCAAGAAGATCATGGGCACCTCCATGGAGGCCCTGATCCACCACTTCAAGCTGGTGACCGAAGGCTTCCGGGTCCCGCCCGGCCAGGCGTACGTCACCGTCGAGTCGCCCCGGGGCGAACTCGGCGTGCACGTCGTCTCCGACGGAGGCACCCGCCCCTACCGGGTCCACTTCCGCGACCCGTCCTTCACCAACCTCCAGGCCATGGCGGCGATGTGCGAAGGCGGCCAGGTCGCCGACGTCATCGTCGCCGTCGCGTCCATCGACCCCGTGATGGGAGGCGTCGACCGGTGA
- a CDS encoding NADH-quinone oxidoreductase subunit C, producing MSEQNNEAPGNNGVPAQRDDTGEIIGVRRGMFGAKNGGDTTGYGGLVRVVSLPGATSRPYGGWFDEVADELEGALEEQGLVPENAIEKTVVDRGELTFHIAREHLVQVARTLRDDPALRFELCTGVSGVHYPEDKGRELHAVYHLRSLTHGRLIRLEVSAPDSDRHVPSLVSVYPTNDWHERETYDFFGLVFDGHPALTRIMMPDDWQGFPQRKDYPLGGIPVEYKGAQIPAPDQRRSYS from the coding sequence GTGAGCGAGCAGAACAACGAAGCCCCCGGGAACAACGGCGTCCCCGCCCAGCGCGACGACACCGGCGAGATCATCGGCGTGCGCCGGGGGATGTTCGGCGCGAAGAACGGCGGCGACACGACCGGCTACGGCGGGCTCGTACGCGTCGTCTCGCTGCCGGGCGCCACCTCGCGCCCGTACGGCGGCTGGTTCGACGAGGTCGCCGACGAGCTCGAAGGCGCACTGGAGGAGCAGGGTCTCGTCCCGGAGAACGCCATCGAGAAGACGGTCGTCGACCGCGGCGAGCTCACCTTCCACATCGCCCGCGAGCACCTGGTGCAGGTCGCGCGGACGCTGCGCGACGACCCGGCCCTGCGCTTCGAGCTGTGTACGGGCGTCAGCGGCGTCCACTATCCGGAGGACAAGGGCCGCGAACTGCACGCGGTCTACCACCTGCGCTCGCTCACCCACGGCCGGCTGATCCGGCTCGAAGTGAGCGCCCCGGACAGCGACCGCCACGTGCCCTCGCTGGTCTCGGTCTACCCGACCAACGACTGGCACGAGCGCGAGACGTACGACTTCTTCGGCCTCGTCTTCGACGGGCACCCCGCCCTCACCCGGATCATGATGCCGGACGACTGGCAGGGCTTCCCGCAGCGCAAGGACTACCCCCTCGGCGGCATCCCCGTCGAGTACAAGGGCGCCCAGATTCCCGCTCCGGACCAGCGGAGGTCGTACTCGTGA
- a CDS encoding NuoB/complex I 20 kDa subunit family protein, producing the protein MGLEEKLPSGFLLTTVEQAAGWVRKSSVFPATFGLACCAIEMMTTGAGRYDLARFGMEVFRGSPRQADLMIVAGRVSQKMAPVLRQVYDQMPNPKWVISMGVCASSGGMFNNYAIVQGVDHIVPVDIYLPGCPPRPEMLIDAILKLHHKIQNSKLGVNQEEAAREAEEAALKALPTIEMKGLLR; encoded by the coding sequence ATGGGACTCGAAGAGAAGCTGCCCAGCGGCTTTCTGCTGACCACCGTCGAACAGGCCGCGGGCTGGGTGCGGAAGTCCTCCGTCTTCCCCGCGACCTTCGGCCTCGCCTGCTGCGCCATCGAGATGATGACGACGGGCGCCGGCCGGTACGACCTGGCCCGCTTCGGCATGGAGGTCTTCCGCGGTTCGCCGCGGCAGGCGGACCTCATGATCGTGGCGGGACGGGTCAGCCAGAAGATGGCGCCGGTGCTGCGGCAGGTCTATGACCAGATGCCGAACCCCAAATGGGTCATCTCCATGGGCGTGTGCGCCTCTTCAGGCGGAATGTTCAACAATTACGCAATTGTGCAGGGTGTTGATCACATTGTTCCTGTTGATATCTATTTGCCCGGCTGCCCGCCCCGCCCCGAGATGCTGATCGACGCGATTCTGAAGCTCCACCACAAGATTCAGAACTCCAAGCTCGGCGTGAACCAGGAAGAGGCGGCCCGCGAGGCGGAGGAGGCGGCCCTCAAGGCGCTCCCCACCATTGAGATGAAGGGGCTGCTGCGGTGA
- a CDS encoding NADH-quinone oxidoreductase subunit A, with amino-acid sequence MNAYAPILVLGALGAGFAIFSVVMATLIGPKRYNRAKLEAYECGIEPTPTPAGGGRFPIKYYLTAMLFIVFDIEIVFLYPWAVSFDALGLFGLVEMLLFVLTVFVAYAYVWRRGGLEWD; translated from the coding sequence GTGAATGCCTACGCGCCCATCCTCGTGCTCGGCGCCCTCGGGGCTGGGTTTGCGATCTTCTCCGTGGTCATGGCCACGCTTATCGGCCCAAAGCGCTACAACCGGGCAAAGCTTGAAGCGTACGAGTGCGGCATCGAACCGACGCCCACACCCGCCGGTGGCGGCCGCTTCCCCATCAAGTACTACCTGACGGCGATGCTCTTCATCGTCTTCGACATCGAGATCGTCTTCCTCTACCCCTGGGCCGTCTCCTTCGACGCCCTGGGGCTTTTCGGGCTCGTCGAGATGCTGCTCTTCGTGCTCACCGTCTTCGTTGCCTACGCGTACGTATGGCGGCGCGGCGGCCTGGAATGGGACTGA
- a CDS encoding C40 family peptidase: MSLTAHIPSHRKPRRSASKVALRAGVAGGVLSTIAVAGAAGPANAEPVTATIEMPTLTADLANTVAVSAEATQQVAHAYDLQAQQDEAAAKAAKAAKKDKAEAERKAEAEAKRKAEEAAKKKAAEEAAEKAAAEERASRSSERTTLSASADTSTGASASVGSSASTGSGNAATVVAFLKAQLGDAYVMGASGPNAWDCSSLVQAAYKTVGIDLPRVSQDQSVAGTQVGTSNLQVGDILYWGGAGSAYHVGVYIGDGQYLDAANPSKGVVIQDLSGYPASGAVRVL; the protein is encoded by the coding sequence ATGTCCCTCACCGCTCACATACCCAGCCACCGGAAACCCCGTCGTAGCGCCTCCAAGGTCGCGCTCCGTGCCGGAGTTGCCGGTGGCGTCCTCAGCACCATCGCGGTGGCGGGTGCTGCCGGGCCGGCGAATGCCGAGCCGGTGACCGCCACCATCGAAATGCCCACCCTCACCGCGGACCTGGCGAACACCGTCGCCGTCTCCGCCGAGGCCACCCAGCAGGTCGCGCACGCCTACGACCTCCAGGCCCAGCAGGACGAAGCCGCCGCGAAGGCCGCGAAGGCCGCCAAGAAGGACAAGGCGGAGGCCGAGCGCAAGGCCGAGGCCGAGGCCAAGCGGAAGGCCGAAGAGGCCGCCAAGAAGAAGGCCGCTGAGGAAGCGGCCGAGAAGGCGGCCGCGGAAGAGCGCGCCTCGCGTTCCTCGGAGCGTACGACGCTCAGCGCCTCCGCGGACACGTCAACCGGTGCGTCCGCGTCCGTCGGCTCCTCGGCGTCCACCGGGAGCGGCAACGCCGCGACCGTCGTCGCCTTCCTCAAGGCGCAGCTCGGCGACGCGTACGTCATGGGTGCCTCCGGCCCCAACGCCTGGGACTGCTCCAGCCTCGTGCAGGCCGCGTACAAGACCGTGGGCATCGACCTTCCGCGGGTCTCGCAGGACCAGTCGGTGGCCGGGACCCAGGTGGGCACGTCCAACCTCCAGGTCGGGGACATCCTTTACTGGGGCGGCGCCGGATCGGCGTACCACGTGGGCGTCTACATCGGTGACGGCCAGTACCTCGACGCCGCCAACCCGAGCAAGGGCGTCGTCATTCAGGACCTTTCGGGCTACCCCGCGAGCGGTGCGGTCCGGGTGCTCTGA
- a CDS encoding NAD(P)-dependent oxidoreductase: MNREDVTVLGLGQMGTALADALLAAGHNTTVWNRTPAKAGPLVARGATLAATPGEAVSAAGLVLVCVLDYDAVRALLEPVTGSLAGRTVVNLTSGSPEQARETAAWAAGHGFGYLDGAIMSTPPGVGSPASMFLYSGSPAAFAVHRETLAALGEPVDLGEDPGVAALYDVALLGVMWATLSGWLHATALAGADGVAATAFTPVAVRWLTGAVTGFMGAYAEQVDAGHYPGDDATLDVHRAAIGHLVHAGRDRGIDGRLPELSQALIERAVVGGNGSDSYARLVELFRKG, from the coding sequence ATGAACCGCGAAGACGTCACGGTCCTCGGTCTCGGACAGATGGGTACGGCCCTCGCGGACGCCCTCCTCGCCGCCGGACACAACACGACGGTGTGGAACCGCACCCCGGCGAAGGCCGGGCCGCTGGTCGCGCGGGGCGCCACGCTCGCGGCCACGCCCGGCGAGGCAGTCTCGGCCGCCGGACTCGTACTCGTCTGCGTACTCGACTACGACGCCGTACGCGCGCTCCTGGAGCCGGTGACCGGATCGCTCGCCGGCCGTACGGTCGTCAACCTCACCTCCGGCTCGCCCGAGCAGGCCAGGGAGACGGCCGCCTGGGCCGCCGGACACGGCTTCGGCTACCTCGACGGCGCCATCATGTCGACGCCGCCCGGCGTCGGCAGTCCGGCGAGCATGTTCCTCTACAGCGGCTCGCCCGCAGCCTTCGCGGTCCACCGCGAGACCCTGGCCGCGCTGGGCGAACCCGTCGACCTCGGCGAGGACCCGGGCGTAGCCGCGCTCTACGACGTCGCGCTGCTCGGCGTCATGTGGGCGACGCTGAGCGGCTGGCTGCACGCCACGGCCCTGGCGGGCGCCGACGGCGTGGCGGCGACGGCCTTCACCCCGGTCGCGGTCCGCTGGCTGACCGGCGCGGTGACGGGTTTCATGGGGGCGTACGCCGAGCAGGTGGACGCCGGCCACTACCCGGGCGACGACGCCACACTCGACGTACACCGCGCGGCGATCGGGCACCTGGTCCACGCGGGGAGGGACCGGGGCATCGACGGGCGGCTGCCCGAGCTGTCGCAGGCGCTGATCGAGCGGGCGGTCGTCGGCGGGAACGGCTCGGACAGCTATGCGCGCCTTGTTGAGTTGTTCCGCAAGGGGTGA
- a CDS encoding helix-turn-helix domain-containing protein — protein MHTVAVAVVEESGIPLWELYELSIACTVFGIRHADLADPWYDLRLCGMKKAAPAPGFSVSTPHGLDALAGADTVIVPSVPEACAEGGEDVPAELVEALRAAADSGARMVSLCTGAFALAAAGLLDGRRATAHWQHTAALAARHPEVLVDDSVLYTDDGNVLTSAGATAALDLCLHLVRCDLGAQVANQLARRLVVPAHRTGGQAQFIDQPVPQTDDDSLGPALQWATSRLHEPLTVEDMARRARMSPRTFYRRLQQSTGTTPLQWLLARRLSRAQSLLETTALPIDRVSEECGLGTAANLRRHFTQHIGVSPSDYRRNFAGHRTGGHRTAGERELLVSRAP, from the coding sequence ATGCACACCGTCGCCGTGGCCGTGGTCGAGGAATCCGGCATTCCGCTCTGGGAGCTGTACGAACTGTCGATCGCCTGCACGGTCTTCGGCATCAGGCACGCGGACCTCGCAGACCCCTGGTACGACCTGCGCCTGTGCGGCATGAAGAAAGCAGCCCCCGCCCCGGGCTTCTCCGTCAGCACACCGCACGGGCTCGACGCGCTCGCCGGGGCGGACACCGTGATCGTGCCGTCGGTCCCCGAAGCGTGCGCCGAGGGCGGTGAGGACGTACCGGCCGAACTCGTCGAAGCGCTGCGAGCGGCCGCCGACTCGGGGGCGCGGATGGTGTCGCTGTGCACCGGCGCCTTCGCGCTCGCCGCCGCCGGGCTGCTCGACGGCCGCCGCGCCACCGCCCACTGGCAGCACACAGCGGCGCTCGCCGCGCGCCACCCCGAGGTCCTGGTCGACGACTCGGTCCTCTACACCGACGACGGCAACGTCCTCACCAGCGCGGGCGCCACCGCCGCCCTCGACCTCTGCCTGCACCTGGTCCGGTGCGATCTGGGCGCCCAGGTCGCGAACCAACTGGCCCGGCGCCTGGTCGTGCCCGCCCACCGCACGGGCGGGCAGGCCCAGTTCATCGACCAGCCCGTGCCGCAGACCGACGACGACAGTCTGGGCCCGGCGCTCCAGTGGGCAACGTCCCGTCTCCACGAGCCGCTCACCGTCGAGGACATGGCCCGCCGGGCCCGCATGAGCCCGCGCACGTTCTACCGGCGCCTCCAGCAGTCGACCGGCACGACCCCGCTCCAGTGGCTGCTGGCCCGCCGCCTGTCCCGCGCGCAGTCGCTCCTCGAAACGACCGCCCTCCCGATCGACCGCGTCAGCGAGGAATGCGGACTCGGTACGGCGGCGAACCTCCGCCGCCACTTCACGCAGCACATCGGGGTCTCCCCCAGCGACTACCGCCGCAATTTCGCCGGTCACCGCACGGGCGGGCACCGCACGGCCGGAGAGCGAGAGCTCCTGGTCAGTCGAGCACCTTGA
- a CDS encoding DUF4241 domain-containing protein gives MSRERAAARDGAGLPYVVVFRVAGRAAPVEVWLVSWQDHYLGVWGYDEPGRRTDEFDLRLLDGDRLLRRYTKSRQYDGPDAAEFDEDRCRVDALELFADGGAVRTTRAGRSGGSLSTRPSIGDEQRWRARPAFGEWEPFTAGKQGFDGLPLVFEGDAAPLTEGRAGKKAEPWLPPRPARPLHLDALFRPGTRLWTSFEPMTVLDVRPVGTVRVPSGRLVVDCPWTGDGRELTVGVPAGEYVVESAWTHCAYEFMGAHVEHEDTPAVRLRVSDEPVAEWEMGLAPEDDLRVLPDGHAYGFSTDVAAGSFADGAAWQPLSEPFRQAAGQRAVEAEELGNGFLRTTEEALSADLLSFCTDGDGTYAVWVGRSESGDVAAVVVQTGHLPDLKVLD, from the coding sequence ATGAGCCGCGAGCGGGCCGCCGCGCGGGACGGCGCCGGGCTGCCGTACGTCGTGGTGTTCCGGGTGGCGGGGCGGGCGGCTCCGGTCGAGGTGTGGCTGGTGTCGTGGCAGGACCACTACCTCGGGGTGTGGGGGTACGACGAGCCGGGGCGGCGGACCGACGAGTTCGACCTGCGGCTGCTGGACGGCGACCGGCTGCTGCGCCGGTACACGAAGAGCCGGCAGTACGACGGGCCGGACGCGGCGGAGTTCGACGAGGACCGCTGCCGCGTCGACGCGCTGGAGCTCTTCGCCGACGGCGGGGCGGTCCGGACGACAAGAGCCGGCCGGTCCGGAGGCTCCCTCTCCACCCGTCCCTCCATCGGGGACGAGCAGCGTTGGCGGGCCCGGCCCGCGTTCGGGGAGTGGGAGCCGTTCACCGCCGGCAAGCAGGGGTTCGACGGGTTGCCGTTGGTCTTCGAGGGCGACGCGGCACCGCTGACGGAAGGCCGGGCCGGCAAGAAGGCGGAGCCGTGGCTCCCGCCCCGGCCCGCCCGGCCGCTCCACCTGGACGCGCTGTTCCGGCCGGGGACCCGGCTGTGGACGAGTTTCGAACCGATGACGGTCCTCGACGTCCGCCCGGTGGGGACCGTACGCGTACCCAGCGGGCGCCTCGTCGTCGACTGCCCGTGGACCGGTGACGGGCGCGAACTGACCGTCGGGGTCCCGGCCGGTGAGTACGTCGTGGAAAGTGCCTGGACCCACTGCGCGTACGAGTTCATGGGCGCGCACGTCGAGCATGAGGACACACCGGCCGTCCGGCTGCGCGTGAGCGACGAACCGGTGGCCGAGTGGGAGATGGGGCTCGCCCCGGAGGACGACCTCAGGGTCCTGCCGGACGGCCACGCCTATGGGTTCAGTACGGACGTCGCCGCCGGAAGCTTCGCGGACGGCGCCGCCTGGCAGCCCCTCTCCGAGCCCTTCCGGCAGGCGGCCGGGCAGCGGGCCGTCGAAGCGGAGGAGCTGGGTAACGGCTTCCTGCGCACGACGGAGGAGGCGCTCTCCGCCGACCTGTTGTCGTTCTGCACCGACGGAGACGGCACGTATGCCGTCTGGGTGGGGAGGTCGGAGTCCGGCGACGTCGCCGCCGTCGTCGTACAGACCGGACACCTCCCCGACCTCAAGGTGCTCGACTGA
- a CDS encoding helix-turn-helix domain-containing protein — protein MNKPNRGLSFAQGKVGWPFFGSELKRRREAVSLTQQQLGERVYVSGTYIGLIEAAVRKPQLDLARRIDSELGTDGLLARMCKELIDSSPHAAYFADAAELEVEAVTISEYAPTLVPGLLQTEEYVRALMAPSAPLLLDSTLVETRVRARTDRAALLDNPTTPVLWAVLHETVLRVPVGGEALMARQLTHIGRLAHDERILVQVLPFSANAHAASGSMFALMTFAEAPPVAYSEGQYSGQLLDTPAMVAKYRLSYDLIRAAALSPEASLSLIESVAEDYKA, from the coding sequence GTGAACAAGCCCAACAGGGGACTGAGCTTCGCGCAGGGCAAGGTCGGATGGCCGTTCTTCGGCTCAGAACTCAAGCGGCGGCGAGAAGCGGTGTCGCTCACCCAGCAACAGCTCGGGGAGCGGGTCTACGTCTCGGGGACGTACATCGGCCTGATCGAGGCGGCCGTCCGCAAGCCTCAGCTCGACCTCGCCCGGCGTATCGACAGCGAACTGGGAACGGACGGGCTCCTGGCCCGCATGTGCAAGGAGCTGATCGACAGCAGTCCGCACGCCGCCTACTTCGCCGACGCTGCCGAGCTTGAGGTAGAGGCCGTCACCATCAGCGAGTACGCCCCCACGCTCGTGCCGGGCCTGTTGCAGACCGAGGAGTACGTACGGGCACTGATGGCGCCTTCCGCACCACTCCTGCTGGACAGCACGCTGGTGGAGACGCGGGTCAGGGCGCGAACAGACCGTGCGGCGCTGCTCGACAATCCCACAACACCGGTGTTGTGGGCCGTGCTGCACGAAACCGTGCTCCGGGTGCCCGTGGGTGGAGAAGCCCTCATGGCACGGCAGTTGACGCACATCGGCCGCCTCGCGCACGACGAACGGATCCTGGTCCAGGTGCTCCCCTTCAGCGCCAATGCGCACGCCGCGAGTGGCAGCATGTTCGCCCTCATGACGTTCGCGGAGGCACCGCCGGTCGCATACTCGGAAGGGCAGTACTCGGGACAGCTGTTGGACACTCCCGCCATGGTGGCCAAGTACCGGCTGTCCTACGATCTGATCCGGGCCGCCGCGCTGTCCCCGGAGGCGTCCCTGTCCCTGATCGAATCGGTGGCGGAGGACTACAAAGCATGA
- a CDS encoding DUF397 domain-containing protein has product MSRAHDLCAAAWRKSSYSNADGGSCVEVADGLPGVMPVRDSKIPGGPALTFGTAAWSSFVTAVKDDRLPRG; this is encoded by the coding sequence ATGAGCAGAGCCCACGACCTGTGCGCCGCCGCATGGCGCAAGTCGTCCTACAGCAACGCGGACGGCGGGAGCTGCGTCGAGGTCGCCGACGGTCTGCCCGGTGTCATGCCGGTGCGGGACAGCAAGATCCCCGGCGGCCCCGCACTCACCTTCGGCACGGCCGCCTGGTCGTCCTTCGTCACCGCCGTGAAGGACGACCGACTGCCGCGCGGCTGA
- a CDS encoding geranylgeranyl reductase family protein: MTEPLSEHTADVIVVGAGPAGSTTAYYLAKAGLDVLLLEKTAFPREKVCGDGLTPRATKQLVSMGIDISEEAGWLRNKGLRIIGGGVRLQLDWPELASYPDYGLVRKRDDFDEQLARQAQKAGARLYERCNVGEPIVDPRTGRITGVNAKLGEEKTPVTFHAPLVVAADGNSTRLSLAMGLHRREDRPMGVAVRTYFTSPRHDDDYLESWLELWDRRGPQDRLLPGYGWIFGMGDGTSNVGLGILNSSKAFKELDWREVLKAWCASMPADWGYTPENMTMPIRGAALPMAFNRQPHYTKGLLLVGDAGGMVNPFNGEGIAYAMESGQIAADVIVQATARATPAQRELALQSYPKVLKETYGGYYTMGRAFVKLIGNPKVMKLATQRGLTHPVLMKFTLKMLANLTDPTGGDAMDRIINGLAKVAPNS; encoded by the coding sequence GTGACCGAGCCCCTCTCCGAGCACACCGCAGATGTGATCGTCGTCGGGGCCGGACCCGCCGGCTCCACCACCGCCTACTACCTGGCGAAGGCGGGACTCGACGTCCTGCTGCTGGAAAAGACCGCGTTCCCCCGCGAGAAGGTCTGCGGCGACGGTCTGACGCCGCGCGCCACCAAGCAGCTCGTCTCGATGGGCATCGACATCTCCGAAGAGGCGGGCTGGCTGCGCAACAAGGGCCTGCGCATCATCGGTGGCGGCGTCCGCCTCCAGCTCGACTGGCCGGAGCTCGCGTCGTACCCCGACTACGGACTCGTCCGCAAGCGCGACGACTTCGACGAGCAGCTCGCCCGCCAGGCCCAGAAGGCGGGCGCCCGCCTTTACGAGCGCTGCAACGTCGGCGAGCCGATCGTCGACCCCCGCACGGGCCGGATCACCGGCGTCAACGCCAAGCTCGGCGAGGAGAAGACCCCGGTCACCTTCCACGCCCCGCTGGTCGTCGCCGCCGACGGCAACTCCACCCGCCTCTCCCTCGCCATGGGCCTGCACCGCCGCGAGGACCGCCCGATGGGCGTGGCCGTACGCACGTACTTCACCTCCCCGCGCCACGACGACGACTACCTGGAGTCGTGGCTGGAGCTGTGGGACCGGCGCGGCCCGCAGGACCGGCTGCTCCCCGGCTACGGCTGGATCTTCGGCATGGGCGACGGTACGTCCAACGTCGGCCTGGGCATCTTGAACTCCTCCAAGGCGTTCAAGGAGCTGGACTGGCGCGAGGTGCTGAAGGCGTGGTGCGCGTCCATGCCGGCGGACTGGGGCTACACCCCGGAGAACATGACGATGCCGATCCGTGGCGCGGCGCTCCCGATGGCCTTCAACCGCCAGCCGCACTACACCAAGGGCCTGCTGCTGGTCGGCGACGCGGGCGGCATGGTCAACCCGTTCAACGGCGAGGGCATCGCGTACGCCATGGAGTCGGGCCAGATCGCCGCCGACGTCATCGTCCAGGCGACCGCCCGCGCGACCCCCGCCCAGCGCGAACTGGCCCTCCAGTCCTACCCGAAGGTCCTCAAGGAGACGTACGGCGGCTACTACACGATGGGCCGCGCGTTCGTGAAGCTCATCGGCAACCCGAAGGTCATGAAGCTCGCCACCCAGCGCGGCCTGACGCACCCGGTGCTGATGAAGTTCACGCTGAAGATGCTGGCCAACCTGACCGACCCGACGGGCGGCGACGCGATGGACCGCATCATCAACGGCCTGGCGAAGGTCGCACCGAATTCCTGA
- a CDS encoding zinc ribbon domain-containing protein — MPLHCPHCGTEVSDDARYCLRCGRERPQPQYVPPVPLEAMETATAAPAPPHPVPHTPPPVPHTPPPVHHTPPPVPLPAPSPVPAPASRRSPVRVWAVTLTAAFLIGGGATAGVMLLSDDDGAGPSQSRDDKPLVVTSDAPTEEAATPPASDAPASPPATTATPGQEIPDPPEVRETTAPPPAPEAPAGYRRVSDPAGFSLAVPDVWSRQGADRGQITYAGSTGMEHLLIGVVRNAPYASSYDNFLTIERKARANQKDFRRLRLEHNTFQGRPGAIWEYTFTDKQTGETLHAIDQGYIAANGTDYSIYTKARDRDWPYARRTFETALATWSLD; from the coding sequence ATGCCGCTGCACTGCCCGCACTGCGGGACCGAGGTCTCCGACGACGCCCGTTACTGCCTGAGGTGCGGCCGCGAACGGCCACAGCCGCAGTACGTCCCTCCCGTACCGCTGGAGGCGATGGAGACCGCGACGGCCGCCCCCGCGCCGCCCCACCCGGTGCCTCACACGCCCCCGCCGGTGCCTCACACGCCCCCGCCGGTGCACCACACGCCCCCGCCAGTACCCCTGCCCGCGCCGTCGCCCGTGCCCGCGCCCGCGTCGCGCAGGAGTCCGGTGCGGGTCTGGGCGGTCACGCTCACGGCCGCCTTCCTCATCGGCGGCGGCGCGACCGCCGGGGTGATGCTGCTGAGCGACGACGACGGCGCCGGGCCGTCCCAGTCGCGGGACGACAAGCCCCTCGTGGTCACGAGCGACGCCCCCACGGAGGAAGCGGCGACCCCGCCGGCCTCCGACGCTCCCGCGTCGCCGCCAGCCACCACCGCGACGCCCGGGCAGGAGATCCCCGACCCCCCCGAAGTCCGCGAGACCACGGCGCCCCCTCCCGCCCCCGAAGCCCCTGCCGGCTACCGCCGGGTGTCCGACCCCGCCGGCTTCTCCCTCGCCGTCCCCGACGTCTGGTCCCGCCAGGGCGCCGACCGGGGCCAGATCACCTACGCCGGCTCCACCGGCATGGAGCACCTGCTCATCGGCGTCGTCCGCAACGCCCCGTACGCCTCGTCGTACGACAACTTCCTCACCATCGAGAGGAAGGCCCGGGCGAACCAGAAGGACTTCCGCCGCCTGCGCCTGGAACACAACACCTTCCAGGGCCGTCCGGGAGCGATCTGGGAGTACACCTTCACGGACAAGCAGACGGGCGAGACGCTGCACGCCATCGACCAGGGCTACATCGCGGCGAACGGCACCGACTACTCGATCTACACCAAGGCCAGGGACCGGGACTGGCCGTACGCCCGAAGGACCTTCGAAACGGCACTCGCCACCTGGAGCCTCGACTGA